Part of the Crossiella cryophila genome, GCACGGGTGCCGGATGTGCTGGCCTACCTGCTGATCGGGCTGGCGGCCGGCGCACTGGCCGCCCGGCATTGGCCCGCGCACGCACTGGCCGCCAACGGTGCGGCGGTCACCGCGTACCTGGCCATGGGCTATCCGTTCGGGCCGATCCTGCTGACCGTGCCCGCGGTCGTCTGCCTGGTCTCGATCCGCTGGCCGGTCCGGCGCGCGCTGCTCGCGGCGGCCGCCTACTGCGGTGTGCTGATCGTGGCGTTCTTCGTCAAGAACACCAGGGGAGGCTCCATCATCGGTCCGGTCGAGCAGCTGGTCATCACCATGGTCTGGGCGCTGGTGCTGGCCACCGCGCTGGTGCTGGGCGCCGCGATCCGGGTGCGCCGGGCCGCCCGCGCCGACGTGCTGGTCGAGCAGGCCCGGCGGGCGGTCGCGGATGAGCGGCTGCGGATGGCCCAGGACCTGCACGACTCCATCGGGCACGGACTGGCGGTGATCGCCATGCAGGCCGGGGTGGCACTGCATGTGCTGGAACGCAGTCCCGGTGAGGCGCGGGCCCCGATGGAGGCGGTGCGCGCGACCAGCCGGGAGTCGCTGGAGAACCTGCGGTTCGCGCTGGAGGCGCTGCGCAGTCCCGGCACGGCCGAACTGCGCCCGGCGCCCGGTCTGGCCGACCTGCCCCGGCTGATCGACCGGCTGCTGGCCGGCGGGGTGCAGATCACCCTGGCGGGAGCGGCGGGCGAGCTGCGGCAGCCGGTGGACGCGGCCGCCTACCGGATCGTGCAGGAGGCGCTGACCAACGTGCTCCGGCACGCACTGGGCGCGACCGCGCACATCAGCCTGACCCGGACCGCGGACGCGCTGCTGGTCGAGGTGACCGACTCCGGCGGCGCGGGCGGCGGCGTCCCGGCGGGCGCGGGCTCGGGCATCCGCGGCATGCACGCCCAGGCCGAGGCGCTGGGCGGCACACTGTCCGCGGGCCCCCGCGCCGGCGGCGGCTTCGCGGTCGCGGCGCGGCTGCCACTGGACGGGGAGGGCGCGTGAAGGTCATCCGGGTGGTGGTCGTGGACGACCAGGCGCTGGTGCGGGTCGGCGTGCGCACCCTGCTGGGCAGCGAGCCGGACACCGAGCTGGTCGGCGAGGCCGCGGACGGCCGCAGCGGCGTGGCCAGGGTGCGCGAGCTGAAGCCGGACGTGGTGCTGATGGACATCCGGATGCCCGACATGGACGGGCTGGCCGCACTGCGCGAGATCACCGCCGACCCCGCGCTCAACGAGGTCCGGGTGGTCATGCTGACCACCTTCGGGCTGGACGAGTACGTCTTCGCGGCACTGCGCAGCGGGGCCAGCGGGTTCGTGCTCAAGGACGCCGAACCCGAGGAGATGCTGCGCGCGGTCCGGGTGGTGGCCACCGGCGGCTCGCTGCTCTCGCCCTCGGTGACCAGCAGCGTGATCGCCCGCTTCGCCAGCCCCGGCGGCCCGCCGCAGGTGAGCCACCCTGGAGTGGCCCACCTGACCGAACGGGAGCGCGAGGTCCTCGGCTGGGTGGCCACCGGCCGGTCCAACGACGAGATCGCCGCCCAGCTGGTGGTGAGCAGCGAGACCGTCCGCACGCACGTCAGCAGGGCGATGCTGAAAATGCAAGCCCGCGACCGCGCCCAGCTGGTCGTCTTCGCCCTCCAGTCCGGCCTCGCCCCGACCTAACCCATCCCCGCACCGTGCGATAGCGGGTCAGCCGGTGACGAAGCGGCGGAGGACGTCGGCGCAGTGGGTGATCTTGACCGCGGGCACGTGCTCCTCGGGGGTGTGCGACAGCGAGGGGTCGCCGGGGCCGAAGTTGACCGCGGGCATGCCCAGCGCGGCGAAGCGGGCCACGTCGGTCCAGCCGAGCTTGCCGACCGGGTCGGCGCCGGAGGCGGCCAGCAGCTGCTTGGCCTCTGGCGCGTGCAGGCCGGGCAGCGCGCCGGGGGACACGTCCACCACCACGACCTCGAAGCCGGCGAACAGCTCGCGCAGGTGCGCCTCGGCCTGCTCAGGGGTGCGGTCCGGGGCGAAGCGGTGGTTGATGGTGACCACGCACTCGTCCGGCACCACGTTGCCCGCGACGCCGCCGCCGACCTTCACCGCCTGCAGGCCCTCGCGGTAGGTGCAGCCGTCGATCTCCAGCACCCGCGGTTCGTACCCGGTGAGCCGGTTGAGCACCTCGCTGGCGGCGTGGATGGCGTTGCTGCCCATCCAGGCCCGCGCGGTGTGCGCGCGCTTGCCTCGGGTGCGCACCTCGATCCGGATGGTGCCCTGGCAACCGGCCTCGATCACCGCGCCGCTGGGCTCGCACACGATGGCCAGGTCCGCGGCCAGCCACTCGGGCAGCTCGCGCTCGATCCGGCCGAGGCCGTTGCGGACCGCCTCGATCTCCTCGCAGTCGTAGAAGACGAAGGTCAGGTCGTAGGCGGGCTCGGTCACGGTGGCGGCCAGGTGCAGCATCACCGCGTCGCCGCTCTTCATGTCCACCGTGCCGCAGCCGTGCAGCACCAGGTCGTCGCCGGAACCGGTGCGGCGGTGCGGCACGTTGTCCACGATCGGCACCGTGTCCAGGTGCCCGGCGAAGATGATCCGGGAGGCCCGGCCGAGGTTGGTGCGGGCCAGCACGGTGTCGCCGTTGCGCAGCACCTCCAGATGCGGGGCCTGTTCGCGCAGCGCGGCCTCCACGGCATCGGCCAGGGCGGCCTCGTTGCCGGAGACGCTGGGCACGTCCACCAGCGCGGCGGTCAGCTCGATCGGGTCAGCGGCGAGGTCAAGGCGCGTGGTCACGCCCGGCAGGCTACCCAGGGGGAGCACCGGGACGCGCGGGCAACCGACCCGGTAAGGACCGCTACCCGGGTGCACCGGTTACCATGACCCGGTGAGCACCGAGCAGACCACTGATTCGCAGGTCACCGGCGCGTACGGCGTCGGCCTGGCCACCATCGCCGCCGACGGCACCGTGCTGGACACCTGGTTCCCCGAGCCCAGGCTCGGCGAAGCGGGCGAGGGCGGCACCCAACGGCTCTCCGCCGCGGACGCCGCGACCGCGCTCGGGCCGGACGTGGCCGCGCTGCTCGGCCCGGACGCCGCCCGTGGCGTCGAGGTGGTCGCGGTGCGCACCGCGATCGCCGCGCTGACCGACAAGCCGGTGGACGCGCACGACGTCTACCTGCGCCTGCACCTGCTCTCCGGCCGGCTGGTCCAGCCGCACGGGCAGAACCTGGACGGCATGTTCGGGCTGCTGGCCAACGTGGTGTGGACCAACCACGGCCCCTGCCCCGTCCCCGGCTTCGAGGCGACCCGGCTGCGGCTGCGGGCCCGTGGCCCGGTGACCGTGTACAGCGTGGACAAGTTCCCGCGGATGGTCGACTACGTGCTGCCCTCCGGCGTCCGGGTCGGCGACGCGGACCGGGTCCGGCTGGGCGCGCACCTGGCCAGCGGCACCACCGTGATGCACGAGGGCTTCGTCAACTTCAACGCCGGCACCCTTGGCGCCTCCATGGTCGAGGGCCGGATCTCCGCCGGGGTCGTGGTGGACGACGGCTCCGACGTCGGCGGCGGCGCCTCGATCATGGGCACCCTCTCCGGCGGCGGCAAGCAGACCATCAGCATCGGCAAGCGCTGCCTGCTCGGGGCCAACGCGGGCATCGGCATCTCCCTCGGCGACGACTGCGTGGTGGAGGCCGGGCTCTACGTCACCGCGGGCACCAAGGTCGCGCTGCCGGACGGCAGCACGGTCAAGGCGGGCGAGCTGTCCGGGTCGAACGGGCTGCTGTTCCTCCGCGACTCGGTGACCGGCGCGGTGATCGTGAAGGCACGCAAGGGCACCGGGGTGGAACTCAACTCGGCCTTGCATGCGAACGACTGACGGCCACTAGCATCGGCTGGGTGCCGAAGATCACACGGAAACCCAAGCTCGGGCCGGGCGATCCGGTGCACCTGCATGTGCGGGCGGCACTGGAGGCCCGGCTCGCCGCGTTGAAGCAGCACGAGCCGGGCACCCGCTCCGGGGCCGATGCCGAGGACCTGCACCAGATGCGGGTCGCGGTGCGGCGGCTGCGGGCCATGCTCAAGGCGGCCCGGCCGTTCCTGGACCGCAGGATCGCCGACCGGCTGCGGGCCGAACTGGGCTGGCTGGGCCGGGCACTCGGCCCGGTGCGCGACCTGGACGTGCTCCTCGAACGGCTCACCGCCGAGGCCGAGAACTTCCCCGAGGACGAACGCGCCGCGGTGCGGGCCCTGGTCGCCGGGCTGCACACCGAACGCGAGGACGCCCGCGCCGCCCTGCACCAGGCCCTGGACGCCAAGCGCTACCAGCGGCTGCTGAGCGCCCTGGCGGCCGAGGCGGCCAGCACCGAGCCCGGACCGTCCGTGGACACGCTGACCGCGCTCTCCGGGCTGGTACGGGGCGAATTCGACCGGCTGGCCCGCGCGGTGGCCAAGGCAGGGCCGGAACCGGTGGACGAGGTGCTGCACGCGCTGCGCATCGACGGCAAACGCCTGCGCTACACCGCCGAACTCGCACTGCCCCTGCTGGGCAAGAAGATCCGGCCGCTGCTCAAGGCCACCACCGACTTCCAGGACGTGCTCGGCGAGCACCAGGACGCCTGCGTGGCCCAGGACCGGGTGCGGGCGCTGCTGGCCGCGCACGGCGAGGTGATCGACTTCGACCTGGCCTTCGTCGGCGGCAGGCTGGTCGAGCGGGAAGAGGCCCGCCGGGTCAGCCGCCGGGCCGCCTGGTGGACGGTCTGGCTCGCGCTGGAGCAGACCGGCCGCTCAGCCCTGTAGCCGCTCCGCCGCGGCCGCCACCCGCTCGTCCGATGCGGTCAGCGCCACCCGCACGTGCTTGCCGCCACCGGGCCCGTAGAAGGTGCCGGGGGCGACCAGGATGCCGCGCCCGGCCAGCCAGGACACCGTGTCCCAGGCGTCCTCGCCACGGGTGGACCACAGGTACAGGCCGGCGGTGGAGTGCTCCACGGTGAACCCGGCCGCCTTCAGCGCGGGCAGCAGCACCTCGCGCCGGGCCCGGTACCGCTCCCGCTGGACGGCCACGTGCTCGTCGTCGGCCAGCGCCGCGGTGACCGCGGCCTGCACCGGCCGGGGCACCATCATCCCGGCGTGCTTGCGGATCTCCAGCAGCCGCGCCACCAGTACCGGGTCCCCGGTGAGGAACCCGGCGCGGTAGCCGGCCAGGCTGGAGGACTTGGACAGCGAGTGCACCGCGAGCAGCCCGTCCAGGCTGCCGTCGCGGACCCGCGGGTGCAGTGCGGAGACCGGTTGCGCGTCCCAGCCCAGCGACAGGTAGCACTCGTCGGAGGCGACGACCGCGCCGACGGCTCTGGCGGCGCGCACCGCCTCGGCCAGCCCCTCGGCGGGCAGCACCCGGCCGGTGGGGTTGGACGGGGAGTTCAGCCACACCAGCTTCGTGCCAGGCGGCGGGGCCTGGCCATCGGCCAGCCGGACCACCTCGGCCCCGGCCAGCCGCGCGCCGACCTCGTAGGTCGGGTAGGCCAGCTCGGGCAGGGCCACCACATCGCCGGGCCGCAGCCCGAGCAGGGTGGGCAGCCAGGCCACCAGTTCCTTGGACCCGATGGTCGGCAGCACCGCCGCCGGGTCAAGGCCGGTCACGCCGAAGCGCCGGGCCATCGCGGCGACGGCGGCCTCGCGCAGTTCCGCGGTGCCGTGCGTGGTCGGATAGCCCGGGATCCCGGCGACCGAGTTCAGCGCGGCCTGGAGCTTCCCGTCGACCTCGTCCACGGGGGTGCCGACGGACAGGTCGACCACCCCGCCCTGGTGCTTACGCGCCTGGGCGGCGTGGCCGGAGAGCGAGTCCCACGGGAAGTCGGGCAGCGTGAAGCGGTCCGGTGTGGCTGAGGTGCTCACTCGCCCCTGGGCTCCAGCGCCTTGATGAAGTCAGGGTCAGCGGCAACCTTGCCGACCTTCGAGGCGCCACCCGGCGAGCCCAGCTCGCTGAAGAAGTCCACGTTGGCCTTGATGTACTGGTTCCACTGATCCGGGGTGTCGTCTTCGTAGTAGATGGCCTCCACCGGGCACACCGGCTCGCAGGCGCCGCAGTCGACGCACTCGTCCGGGTGGATGTAGAGCATCCGGTCGCCCTCGTAGATGCAGTCGACCGGGCATTCCTCGATGCAGGCCTTGTCCAGCACGTCGACGCAGGGCTCGGCGATCACGTAGGTCACAGCAGGTCTCCTGCTCCTTGGTCCGTTCCAGCCGCGCTGTCGGGCTCAGCGCGACACCAGGCAAGTATTCCTTGCCCGCCGGTGACAATCACACCTGGTGGGCTCGCTCACAGCGAAATTAGGTGCGCCTATCTTCTGCCGCCAGAAGAACAAAGAGGTGATAGTGCCCAGGTCAGCGGGGCTGCGGCAGGGTCAATCGGGTGCCAAGCGCGGCCGCTCCGGCCAGCGAACCCACTGACAGAAGAACGAGCGAGCGCCAGTCGTCGGTCAGCAGCACGTCCCCGCCGGGCCCCGCCACGCCGAAGACGATCACCGCGCCGAGCCAGGCCAGGAAGGGCAGCGCGACCAGGATCATCCGGCTGGTGCACCGGGCGGCGGCCAGCACCAGCCAGGGCGTGGTGACCGCCGCGACCAGGATGGTCACCGGCAGCGGCCAGTTGTAGACCGGTGGCACCTCCGGCCAGAAGTCCCACACCCGCAGCGGCAGGAACATCAGCTCGACCCAGGCCAGCAGCACCGCGTCCAGCACCAGCACCGCCAGCACGACCGGGTTGGCCAGCACGGCGACGCGTTCGAGGAGCGGCCGTCGCGCTCGCTGCTCGACCGGTAGCTCCTCGACCTCGGTCACCGTGTCCCGCCTCCGTCCGTACCGGGTGCACCTCCCCCGCCGAAGAGGTCGGTGGCGATCCCCTCGGCGCTGCCGCGGGCCAGCACGAAGTGCTCGGTGGCCAGCACCGGCTGGGCGATGCCGTTGGACAGGGCGTACGCGGCCGCGCCGTCGTTGCCCTGCCACACCTGCACCTGGGTCGCGTGCGCGCGCAGCGCACTGAGCTTGGCAGGTACGTGATCGGTGATGTCCACCGAGGTGGTGATCAGCGCGTCGTCCACCGCGGGCAGCTCGCCGTCGGCGGGCAGCCGGAAGGGCAGGCTTTCCAGCTCCTTCAGCCCGGCCACGCCGAGGTCGAGGTGCGCCCGCGCGGTCACCGTGTGGAAGACCCGGTCGATGCCGGGCACCTCGGCGGTGGCCGCCATGGTGACCTCGTGCGCGCGGATGTGGTCCGGGTGGCCGTAGCCGCCGAAGCTGTCGTAGGTCACCACGACCTGCGGCTTCACCTCGCGCAGGATCGCGGCCAGGGCCGCGGTCTGCTCCTGCAGGTCACCGGCGACGAAGCAGCGCTGGTGCTTGTTGGCCGCGGTCCCGGCCATGCCGGAGTCCCGCCAGCGGCCCATGCCGCCGAGGAAGCGGTGGTCGATCACGCCGAGGGCGGCGCAGGCCCCGCGCAGTTCACCGACCCGGTACCCGCCGAGCTGGTCGGCGGCCTCCGGACCGAGGCCGCGCAGGCCTTCGGGGATGACCTCGCCCTCTTCGCCCAGGGTGCAGGTGACAACGGTC contains:
- a CDS encoding sensor histidine kinase, whose product is MSTASARPRRPSLGDVWPALPFLAVGLIGTQAAGIYQPSARVPDVLAYLLIGLAAGALAARHWPAHALAANGAAVTAYLAMGYPFGPILLTVPAVVCLVSIRWPVRRALLAAAAYCGVLIVAFFVKNTRGGSIIGPVEQLVITMVWALVLATALVLGAAIRVRRAARADVLVEQARRAVADERLRMAQDLHDSIGHGLAVIAMQAGVALHVLERSPGEARAPMEAVRATSRESLENLRFALEALRSPGTAELRPAPGLADLPRLIDRLLAGGVQITLAGAAGELRQPVDAAAYRIVQEALTNVLRHALGATAHISLTRTADALLVEVTDSGGAGGGVPAGAGSGIRGMHAQAEALGGTLSAGPRAGGGFAVAARLPLDGEGA
- a CDS encoding response regulator, whose product is MKVIRVVVVDDQALVRVGVRTLLGSEPDTELVGEAADGRSGVARVRELKPDVVLMDIRMPDMDGLAALREITADPALNEVRVVMLTTFGLDEYVFAALRSGASGFVLKDAEPEEMLRAVRVVATGGSLLSPSVTSSVIARFASPGGPPQVSHPGVAHLTEREREVLGWVATGRSNDEIAAQLVVSSETVRTHVSRAMLKMQARDRAQLVVFALQSGLAPT
- a CDS encoding CHAD domain-containing protein yields the protein MPKITRKPKLGPGDPVHLHVRAALEARLAALKQHEPGTRSGADAEDLHQMRVAVRRLRAMLKAARPFLDRRIADRLRAELGWLGRALGPVRDLDVLLERLTAEAENFPEDERAAVRALVAGLHTEREDARAALHQALDAKRYQRLLSALAAEAASTEPGPSVDTLTALSGLVRGEFDRLARAVAKAGPEPVDEVLHALRIDGKRLRYTAELALPLLGKKIRPLLKATTDFQDVLGEHQDACVAQDRVRALLAAHGEVIDFDLAFVGGRLVEREEARRVSRRAAWWTVWLALEQTGRSAL
- the dapD gene encoding 2,3,4,5-tetrahydropyridine-2,6-dicarboxylate N-succinyltransferase, whose translation is MSTEQTTDSQVTGAYGVGLATIAADGTVLDTWFPEPRLGEAGEGGTQRLSAADAATALGPDVAALLGPDAARGVEVVAVRTAIAALTDKPVDAHDVYLRLHLLSGRLVQPHGQNLDGMFGLLANVVWTNHGPCPVPGFEATRLRLRARGPVTVYSVDKFPRMVDYVLPSGVRVGDADRVRLGAHLASGTTVMHEGFVNFNAGTLGASMVEGRISAGVVVDDGSDVGGGASIMGTLSGGGKQTISIGKRCLLGANAGIGISLGDDCVVEAGLYVTAGTKVALPDGSTVKAGELSGSNGLLFLRDSVTGAVIVKARKGTGVELNSALHAND
- the dapC gene encoding succinyldiaminopimelate transaminase codes for the protein MSTSATPDRFTLPDFPWDSLSGHAAQARKHQGGVVDLSVGTPVDEVDGKLQAALNSVAGIPGYPTTHGTAELREAAVAAMARRFGVTGLDPAAVLPTIGSKELVAWLPTLLGLRPGDVVALPELAYPTYEVGARLAGAEVVRLADGQAPPPGTKLVWLNSPSNPTGRVLPAEGLAEAVRAARAVGAVVASDECYLSLGWDAQPVSALHPRVRDGSLDGLLAVHSLSKSSSLAGYRAGFLTGDPVLVARLLEIRKHAGMMVPRPVQAAVTAALADDEHVAVQRERYRARREVLLPALKAAGFTVEHSTAGLYLWSTRGEDAWDTVSWLAGRGILVAPGTFYGPGGGKHVRVALTASDERVAAAAERLQG
- the fdxA gene encoding ferredoxin; translated protein: MTYVIAEPCVDVLDKACIEECPVDCIYEGDRMLYIHPDECVDCGACEPVCPVEAIYYEDDTPDQWNQYIKANVDFFSELGSPGGASKVGKVAADPDFIKALEPRGE
- the mshB gene encoding N-acetyl-1-D-myo-inositol-2-amino-2-deoxy-alpha-D-glucopyranoside deacetylase, whose translation is MTLTAPPRLLLVHAHPDDESLWTGGTIARYAAYGAHVTVVTCTLGEEGEVIPEGLRGLGPEAADQLGGYRVGELRGACAALGVIDHRFLGGMGRWRDSGMAGTAANKHQRCFVAGDLQEQTAALAAILREVKPQVVVTYDSFGGYGHPDHIRAHEVTMAATAEVPGIDRVFHTVTARAHLDLGVAGLKELESLPFRLPADGELPAVDDALITTSVDITDHVPAKLSALRAHATQVQVWQGNDGAAAYALSNGIAQPVLATEHFVLARGSAEGIATDLFGGGGAPGTDGGGTR
- the dapE gene encoding succinyl-diaminopimelate desuccinylase — its product is MTTRLDLAADPIELTAALVDVPSVSGNEAALADAVEAALREQAPHLEVLRNGDTVLARTNLGRASRIIFAGHLDTVPIVDNVPHRRTGSGDDLVLHGCGTVDMKSGDAVMLHLAATVTEPAYDLTFVFYDCEEIEAVRNGLGRIERELPEWLAADLAIVCEPSGAVIEAGCQGTIRIEVRTRGKRAHTARAWMGSNAIHAASEVLNRLTGYEPRVLEIDGCTYREGLQAVKVGGGVAGNVVPDECVVTINHRFAPDRTPEQAEAHLRELFAGFEVVVVDVSPGALPGLHAPEAKQLLAASGADPVGKLGWTDVARFAALGMPAVNFGPGDPSLSHTPEEHVPAVKITHCADVLRRFVTG